The genomic region GCCCGCCCGTCGGCGTGGATCGACACCGACCCGTCCGCCTTGACGAGCACCAGCCGCACGGCGCTCGGCAGATGGGCGGTGAGCCGTCCGACGTAGTCGACACTGCACCGAGCGATGACAAGCCGCATGACGTCACGTTATCGCGACCCCCCTGACCGCCCCGCCGTCCGGTGGCCGCCGGTGCTCACCCGCGGCCGGGACCGCCGCCGGTGCGGGCGGAGACGAGGTCGTCGAGGAGCTCGCGGCGGCCGGCGTAGCGGGTGGCGAGGCGTTCGGCCTGGTCCGGGGCGAGCCGGCCGAGGCGGACGGGGTCGGAGTTGTCCTGCATGTCCGCGTGTTTGACGACGACGGCGAGCGGGTCGCCGGCGACGCGGGCCAGGTAGTCCCGCATCGACTCGTCGGGACGGTGCGACAGGGCGTCGACGGCGGCGACGACGACCGCGGGGTAGCCGGCGGCCGTGAGGTCCGCGAGCGTGGTGTCGCTGTCCTCGACGACGTCGTGCAGGACGGCGGCGAGCTGGGCGGTGTGCGGGTCCACGCCGGCCGGCTCGGCGGTGCGGGCGACCGTCGCCATGACGCGCAGCGGGTGGCCGATGTACTCCTCGCCGCCCTTGTCGATCTGGCCGGTGTGGACCCGGGTGGCGAGGGCGATGGCGTCGTCCAGGGTCGGGCCGGCGCTCGGACCGGCGCTCGAGCTGCTCGGCGCCGGGCCGGGCCGGGCGGGGTCGGCCGCGTCAGGGATGGTCGAGGGCATGCCTCGACCGTACGACGTCCACGATGCCGCGCATGATGGCGTTGAGCTCGTAGTCCCGGGGCGTGAAGACCGCGGCGACGCCGAGGCGGGCCAGCTCGCGGGCGTCCGCCGACGGGATGATGCCGCCGACGACGACGGGGATGTCCCCGGCGCCGGCTGCCCTCAGCCCGCCGAGCACCTCGCCCACCAGGTCCAGGTGGGCCCCGGAAAGCACCGACAGGCCGACGACGTGCACGTCCTCCTCGACCGCGGCGGCGACGAGCTGCCCGGGGGTCAGCCGGATCCCCTGGTAGACGACCTCGAAGCCGGCGTCGCGGGCGCGCACGGCGATCTGCTCCGCGCCGTTGGAGTGGCCGTCGAGGCCGGGCTTGCCGACGAGCATCTTCACCGGCCGCCCGAGCTGCGCGCCCGTGCGGGCCACCAGGGCACGCAGGTCCCCGAGCCCGGTCGCACCCGCACCGGTGTCGCCGCCGACCCCGACGGCGCCGCTCACCCCGGTCGGCGCGCGGTACTCACCGAACACCTCCCGCAGGGTGTCGGCCCACTCCCCGGTGGTGACGCCCGCCCGCGCGCAGGCCAGCGTCGCGGGGACGAGGTTCACCTCGGTGCCGGCGGCGGTGCGCAGCCCGAGCAGCGCCTCCCGGACGGCGGACGGATCACGCCCGGCCCGCCAGGCGGCGAGCGACTCCCGGGCCGCGGGCTCGACGGCCGGATCGACCGTCTGGATCGCCGTGTCGAGCTCGGCGAGCAGCGGGCTGGGCTCGGTCTCGGTGAACCGGTTCACGCCGACGACGACGTCCTCGCCGGTCTCGATCCGCGCGCGGCGGCCCGCCTGGGCGGAGACCAGCGCCGACTTCAGGTAACCGCTCTCGACGGCGGCCACGGCCCCGCCCATCGCCTGGACCCGGTCGATCTCGGCGGTCGCGTCCGCCACCAGCCGGCGCACCCGCTCCTCGACGACGGGCGAGCCGGTGAACAGGTCGTCGTACTCCAGCAGGTCGGTCTCGTGGGCGAGGATCTGCTGGACGCGCAGCGACCACTGCTGGTCCCACGGCCGGGGCAGGCCGAGCGCCTCGTTCCAGGCCGGCAGCTGCAGCGCCCGGCACCGCGCGTCCTTCGACAGGGTGACGCCGAGGGTCTCCAGCACGATCCGGATGACGTTGTTCTCCGGCTGGGCCTCGGTCAGCCCGAGCGAGTTGACCTGCACGCCGTAGCGGAACCGGCGGGCCGCCGGGTCGCTCACCGCGTACCGGGTGCGCAGCAGGTCGTCCCACAGTCGCCCGAACGCCCGCATCTTGCACATCTCCTCGACGAACCGCTCCCCGGCGTTGACGAAGAACGAGATCCGCGCGCACACCTCCCCCATCCGCTCGGGGGGGATCGTCCCCGTGGCCGCCACCGCGTCGAGGACGGCGATCGCCGAACACATCGTGAACGCGAGCTCCTGCACCGGGGTCGCCCCGGCCTCCTGCAGGTGGTAGCTGCAGATGTTGATCGGGTTCCACCGCGGCAGCTCCGCCACCGAGTAGGCGATCAGGTCGGTGACCAGCCGCAGCGACGGCCCCGGCGGGAAGACGTACGTCCCGCGCGAGAGGTACTCCTTGATGATGTCGTTCTGCGTGGTGCCGGCCAGCTCCGCCGGGTCGGCGCCCTGCTCCTGCGCGACGACCTGGTAGAGCGCGAGCAGCCACATGGCGGTGGCGTTGATCGTCATCGATGTGTTGGTGCGGGCCAGCGGGATGCCGTCGAACAGCGCACGCATGTCGCCGAGGTGCGCGATCGGCACGCCGACCCGGCCGACCTCGCCGCGGGCGAGCGGATGATCCGGGTCGTAGCCCGTCTGGGTCGGCAGGTCGAAGGCCACCGACAGGCCGGTCTGGCCCTTCGCCAGGTTGCGGCGGTACAGCGCGTTGCTCTCGGCCGGGCTGGAGTGCCCCGCGTAGGTGCGGATGATCCAGCCCCGATCCCGGGCTCCGCGCCGGTCGCCGGCACCGACACCGGCACTCGCGTCGGCGTCGGCGTCGAGACGGGCACCGGCGTCGAGACGGGCGTCGGCGGGGCGGTCGGCGCCGGTCTCGGGACAGGCGGCCGGCTGCTGCGTGCGGGTACCGTGCGGATTCGTCGAGCGGGTTGACAGATCCGTCATCGCCGCCGCCTCCCTGGGGCGCTGCGCCGTGGCCGGTGACCGACCGACGGCAGGCGCGGGCGGGGTCATCACGCCGGCCTCAGCCCGCGCGGACCGCGGGCGACGAGTCAGAGACTAGGCCGACCGACCGGGCCCCGCCTGTCGGCGCGGTGCGCGGTCAACCCGCGCAGGGAGCCGGCTGGCCGTTCCACTCGTGGATGAGGGCCGCGGGAATCGTCGTGCAGGCGTTCGGGCCGTTGCGGACGATCGTCCACGGTCCCGTGCCGACCCGCCGCCACACGTACGGGTCGGCCGCGGCGGCCGGTCGGTTGACGCCGCCCGCGACCTGGATGCGGCCGATCGCCCAGTACTCGTCGTGCGCGGCGTCGGCGCCCTCGATGGCGCCGAAGAACATTCCCTGCGGCACGGTGACCTGAGCGGCCGTGATCGTGCTGGCGCCCGCGGCCCTGATCTGCTCGGCGACCGTCCACGACAGGGCCAGGCGAAGAGCGGTGGGGTTCGGCTCGTCGTCGACCCGCATCTGGTGCGCCCGGCCCGGCTGGCGCGCGGAGTCCCACGGCGCGGTGCGCAGGGCGGGGGTGAGCTCGGGCGCCGGCTGGCCGGACGCGTTGACCGACGTGCCGTCGCCCGCGCCGCGGTCGGCGGTGGTGTAGCCGATGGCGACGCCGATCAGGACCGCGACGAGGAACGCCGCGAGCACCACGACCGGCCGCGACTCACGCACGCCGAGAAGCCCCGCGGGCCGCGCACTGCGTTCGCCGGCGATATCCACGCGCGCGGGCACCTCCACGTCCTGCAGACCTCCGTCCGGCGTCCACCATGCCATCAGCCGGGCCCGTGACCCGAAAGCAGTACCCGATCAGCAGGTACCCGGCAAGCATGCCGCATCGGATGTCCAGGCGGCACGCGGGCGCGCCCGGGATGACGGTGCGCATCCACCCAGGTTCGGTGCGCTCTGCTCGGTCGCCGACCGCGAGGGCGGCGCCGCGAGGCGGCTCAGGCGTGCCCGACGTGCACCAGCTCGGTCGACTCCTCGAACCGCAGCAGCCGCCCGAGCCGGTCGGCGGCGAACATCCGGCCCAGCGCGCTCGGCACGTCGACCAGCACCATGGATCGGCCCGCCGCCCTGGCCCGGCGCGCCCCGCCGAGCAGCACCCCGAGCGCCGCATGGTCGCCGAGCTCCAACCCGGCGACGTCGACGCGCAGCGGCCCGCTGCCGTTGTCGATGGCGGCGTGCAGCAGGGACCGCAGCGTGCCCACCGTCCGCACGTCCACCCTGCCCACCAGCCGCACCGCCTGCCCGCGGCGGTCGCCCGCCCCGAGTGGGCCGTACACGTGCACCACGTTCACGCCGTTGTTCATGTGGTCTCCCGTCCCCGGCCGCCCGGCACCCCCGCTCCGTGACGCCGGCGCTACCAGCTATCCGCGCCGACCGCGGGTAGCACCCAGGTGCGGTTCCGCGCATGGCGGACCGCCTCGTGCCCTCTCACCTCGTCCGAACCGTTGTCGCTCGGCCACGGGGGGTCGGGGCCGGTTACCTCGATGATCCCAGCCGTCGCGGCGCGATGTTTCCTCTGTCGGATTCCGCGGACGGGATCAGGACGGATCGGGGCGGGAACTCCTGCCGATCCGCCGAACGTCTGGGACCATGGAGACCGGAGGTCGACGGGCGAGGAGCTCCGTCCGAGGCTCCCGCGCGCCCCCGTGACCCGGCCGCGGCGCGGTGATTCGGAGGTGCCAGGTGGCCGTGAACTCGGCGCAATACCTCGTCGAACCGGCGTTGGCGATGCTGACCGTCGGGCTGCTGATGGTCATGGCGCGCTGGGCGTCCGCCCCGCTGCGCGCGCTGCCCCGCGGGGTCGTGCTCGGCGGTGACTTCGGGCTGCTCGTCCCCGTCGCGGTCGTCGACACGCCGGCCGAGGTGAGCCGCGCCCGGGCCGCCCTGCGCACGCAGGGCATCCGCTCCACCTGGGCGATGGCGATGACCCCGCTGCACATCGACGCGGCCGGCAACATCCTGTCCCGCCCCCGGCAACGCCGGCACGTGCTCGTCTTCGGCGCCGACGCGGCCCGGGCCGCCCGCACCCTGGCCGCCCCGCCCGGCGGGCTGTCCTCGCAGACCTGAGACGCCGCAGACCCCGAGACGCCGCAGACCCCGAGACGCGGCAGACCCCCGAGACGGCAGCGAGCCGAGACGGCCGCTCAGGCCACCGCGCGGTCGGAGACCCGCCGGATGTCGGCGCCCAGCGCCGTCATGTTCTCCACGAAGCCGGCATAGCCGCGATCAATGTGGTAGACGTCGGTCACTTCGGTCTCGCCCTCGGCGACGAGCGCGGCGAGCACCAGGCCCGCGCCGGCGCGCACGTCCGACGACATCACCCGGGCACCCGTCAACCGCTCGGCCGGTCGCACGATGACGTGATGGCCGTCGGTGCGCAGGTCCGCGCCCAGCTTGTGCAGCTCGCGGCAGAACACGAAGCGGCTGTCGAAGACGTTCTCGGTGATCAGCGACGTCCCGCTGCTGATCGCCTCCAGCGCGATGATCTGAGGCAGCAGGTCCGTGGGGAACCCCGGGTAGGGCAGGGTCACGACGTCGATCGAACGCGGCCGGTCCCGGCCGACGACGCGGAACCCGTCGTCCAGGACGTCGATCTCCGCGCCGGCCTGCACCAGCTTCTCCAGCACGATCCCGAGATGCCCGGCCCGGCCGTGCCGGATCATGACGTCGCCGCCGGTCATCAGCGCGCCGATCGCGTACGTGCCGGCGACGATGCGGTCCGGCACCGTCCGGTGCTCGACCGGGGACAGCGCGTCCACCCCGTCGATCACCAGCGTCGACGAGCCCGCGCCGTCGATGCGCCCGCCCATCGCCGTCAGCATCGCGCAGAGGTCGGCGATCTCGGGTTCCTGCGCGGCGTTGTCGATCACGGTCGTGCCCTTGGCGAGGACGCCGGCCATGAGGAGGTTCTCCGTGGCGCCGACGCTCGGGAAGTCCAGCCAGATCGACGCCCCCTGCAGCCGACCCGAGCAGCGCGCCACCAGCGCGCCGCCCTCGACGTCCACCAGCGCCCCGAGCTTGGCCAGCCCGTTGACGTGGATGTCGAGCGCCCGCGAGCCGATCGCGTCCCCTCCGGGCAGGGCCACCCGTGCCTCCCCGCAGCGGGCGACCAGCGGCCCGAGCACCGCCACCGACGCCCGGATCCGCCGCACGAGTTCCCCGTCGGCCGAGAACCCCGGCTTCTCGGGAACGTCGATGGTCAGCCGGCCGCCGCCGACGTCCCGTTCGACCACTGCCCCGAGTCCGACCAGCACCTCGGACATCACCGTGACGTCGAGGATGTCGGGAACGGCGGTCAGGGTCGTGCGACCGGCGGCCAGCAGGCTCGCGGCCATCAGTTTGAGAACCGAGTTCTTCGCGCCCGGGACGGCGACCTCGCCGACCAGCCGGGTGCCGCCTGTCACGACGAAGCGCTCCACGGACCTCGATGCTAGGTCCTGCGACAAAGATCTTCATCGGCACCCACCGGATTGACCCCCACCACCCTGCGCGCTCGCCTCATCCCGATCCGTCCGTCACCACCACGGACACCCCGTCATGAGCCCGGACGAACGGCTTCCACGTCCTGCTCATCGGCTCGGCGGGCGGTGGCGGGTCCGCCTGGCGTCGGCTCGCCCCCGCGATCGTCGGCGCGGCGCCACCCGCGTTGCGGCGCGTTGTGCACGCTTGCGGGAGCCAGACCGGGCAGAACGCACCGCAACCGATCTCACGGGGCACCTCGCCGGCGGGGACGAGGGGCGCGCCGCTCCCTAGAGTGGGGGCATGGCGGTACACCTCACCCGGATCTACACCCGTACCGGGGACGACGGCACGACGGCGCTGGGCGACATGTCCCGGGTGGCGAAGACGGATCCGCGGCTGGCCGCCTACGCCGACGTCGACGAGGCGAACGCGGCGATCGGCGTGGCGCTCGCCCTCGGGGGGCTCGCCGACGACGTGCGGGCGGTGCTCGGGCAGATCCAGAACGACCTGTTCGACGTCGGCGCGGACCTGTGCACGCCGGTCGTGGCCGAGCCGGCCTATCCCCCGCTGCGGATCACCGCGGCGTACGTGGACAGGCTGGAGGAGGCGTGCGACCGCTTCAACGCCGACCTGCCGAAGCTCGACTCGTTCATCCTGCCCGGCGGCACCCCGGGCGCCGCCCTGCTGCACACCGCCCGCACCGTGGCCCGCCGCGCCGAGCGTTCCGTCTGGGCCCTGCTCGACGCCGAGCCCGAGCGCACCGGCCCGCTGCCCGCCAAGTACCTCAACCGCCTGTCGGACCTGCTGTTCATCCTCGCCCGGGTGGCGAACCCACAGGGTGACGTGCTGTGGCGCCCGGGCGCGCACGCCTGACAGGTCGGCTCCGTGGAGCCAGGCACATACCGGAGGGTCGACAGTCCAGTCAACCCAATTGTAGACTGGCGATCATGAGTACGACGGTGCGCGTGAGTGATCGGACGCGGCAGCGGGTCGCGGCCATGGCCGCGTCCACCGGTCAGCAGATGCAGACCATCATCGACTCCGCAGTCGAGGCCTACGAGCGCGAGCTGTTCTGGCGCGGGTTCGAGCAGGGCTATGACCAGCTCGCCGACGACCCGGCCGGCTGGGACGACCTCGACGCCGAGCGCTCGGCCGAGTCGCCGGCCCTGCGGGACGGGCTGGACGGGTTGGACAGGCCGGAGTGATCTCGCCTCGCCGCGGCGAGGTATGGATGGTCGACTTCGGCGAGCCGATCGGCCACGAGCAGGGACTGCGCCGGCCGGCGGTGGTCGTGTCCGCGGATCGGCTCAACCGCAGCCGCGCGGGCCTGTCCATCGTCGTTCCCGTCACCAGGACCCGGCGGGGTCTGCCCTCCCACGTCGAGCTCGCGCCCGGCGGCACGGGCCTGCACCAGACGAGCTTTGCCAAGGTCGAGGACGTCAAGTCGGTGTCGCAGCAGCGGTTCGCCCGCCGCCTCGGCGTCGTCGGCCCCGACCACCTGCTCCGGATGACCGAGGCGCTGAAGTTCCTGCTGGACATGTGACCGCCCGGCGGCCCGCGGCGGCAGGCCCGGGAACGAGCAAGGGCGCGTCCCCCGCGGGGAACGCGCCCGTGACTGCCGGCGTCGACTAGTTGCTCAGCGTGGCCGTCTCGGCCAGGATGCTGACGCCCTGGTGGGTGACGGAGATGAAGCCGCCGTCGACCTGCGCCGAGATCTCCCGGCCGCCGGTCTTGACCCGCACCGTGCCGCCCGGGACCAGCACCCCGAGCAGCGGCACGTGGCCGGGCAGCACGCCGAGATCACCGTCGGTGGTCCGGGCGACGACCATGTCGGCCTCGCCGGACCACACCTCCTGCTCGGGCGAAACGATCGCCACCCGGATCGGCATTACAGGTTCTCCGCGTTCTTCTCCGCGTCCTCGATGCCACCGCACATGAAGAACGCCTGCTCGGGCAGGTGGTCGTAGTCGCCCTGGGAGAGCCGCTTGAACGAGTCGATGGTCTCGTCGAGCGGGACGAACTTGCCGGGGATGTTGGTGAACTGCTCCGCGACGAAGAACGGCTGCGACAGGAACCGCTGGATCCGCCGGGCCCGGTTGACGAGGATCTTGTCCTCTTCCGAGAGCTCGTCGATGCCGAGGATGGCGATGATGTCCTGCAGGTCCTTGTAGCGCTGCAGGATCCGCTGCACCTCGCGGGCCGTGTCGTAGTGCTCCTGGCCCAGGTAGCGGGCGTCGAGGATCCGGGAGTTCGAGTCCAGCGGGCTCACGGCCGGGTAGATGCCCAGGTCGGAGATGGACCGGTCGAGCACCGTCTGGGCGTCGAGGTGGGTGAACGTCGTCGCCGGGGCCGGGTCGGTCAGGTCGTCCGCGGGCACGTAGATGGCCTGCAGCGAGGTGATCGAGTGGCCTCGGGTCGAGGTGATGCGCTCCTGGAGCACGCCCATCTCGTCGGCGAGGGTCGGCTGGTAACCCACGGCGGAGGGCATCCGGCCGAGCAGGGTCGACACCTCGGAGCCGGCCTGGGTGAACCGGAAGATGTTGTCGATGAACAGCAGCACGTCCTGCTTCTGGACGTCCCGGAAGTACTCGGCCATGGTCAGCGCGCCGAGCGCGACCCGCAGCCGGGTGCCGGGCGGCTCGTCCATCTGGCCGAACACCAGCGCGGTGTCCTCGATGACGCCGGCCTCGGTCATCTCCAGGAACAGGTCGTTGCCCTCGCGGGTGCGCTCGCCGACGCCGGCGAACACCGACACGCCACCGAACTCCTTGGCGACGCGGCGGATCATCTCCTGGATGATGACGGTCTTGCCGACCCCGGCACCGCCGAACAGGCCGATCTTCCCACCGCGCACGTACGGGGCGAGCAGGTCGATGACCTTGATCCCGGTGGTGAACATCTCGGTCTTGGACTCGAGCTGGTCGAACGCCGGCGCCTGCCGGTGGATCGACCACCGCGTCTCGGCGTCGACCTTGTCGACGTCGAGCGGGGTGCCGAGCACGTTGAACACGTGGCCCTTGGTCGCGTCGCCGACGGGCACGGAGATCGGGGCGCCGGTGTCGCGCACGACGGCGCCGCGGACCAGGCCGTCGGTCTGCTGCATGGAGATGGCGCGCACCGTGTTGTCGCCGATGTGCTGGGCGACCTCCAGCGTCAGCGTCAGGGTCTCCCCGCCGATCGTGCGGTCGACCTCGAGGGCCTGGTAGATCTCGGGAAGCTCGTCCGGCGCGAACTCCACGTCGACGACCGGTCCGATGACTCGGGCGACCCGGCCGATCCCCGGGGTCCGGCCCTCCGCCGTGGCCGGCGAGCTGGTGGTGACGGTCATGGCGTCCTCAGTTTCCCTCATTGCCCGTCGCCGCAGCCTCGGGCTAGCCGTTCTCTGGCACCTCCGGCGCCGCCGGCCTGGTGGGCGCGTCCCCGCCCGCCGTCCGCCGGCGCCGTACTTCTACGTAGTGGTCAGTCGGTGTCGTCTCGCCCGGGCACTCGAGGTGAGGTGGGTGCTCGTCCCCCGAAGGTGTCTCACCTCGACGATGCGCCCTCCCGCGTGAGGACGCCCCACTGTCAGTGTCACCCAAGGGATCCGGCGGCGCGACGACATGGGGGATGTCCTCGCCCAGCCGTGCGCCGCCGGTTCACGTCAGGAGGCCGAAGCCAGGGCGTTGGCGCCACCGACGATCTCGGAGATCTCCTGGGTGATCGCGTCCTGCCGGGCCCGGTTGGCCTGCCGGGAGTAGCTGCGGATGAGGTCCTCGGCGTTGTCCGTCGCGGACTTCATCGCCCGCTGCCGCGCCGCCGACTCCGACGCCGCCGACTCGAGCAGCGCCGCGTAGAGGCGGCTTTCGACGTACCGGGGCAACAGCGCGTCGAGGACCGCCTCCGCGGACGGCTCGAACTCGTACTGGGGCAGCGGACCGCCGGCCGGCGGCTCGTTCGTCTCGGTCAGCACCATCGGCAGCAGCCGGCGCGCGACCGGATTCTGCGCGATGGCGGAGACGTACTCCGTGTGGACGACGTGGATCTCGTCGACCCCGCCGTCGGTGGCGTCGGCGACGAACGAGGCGATCAGCGCGTCCGCGACCGACTTGGCGTCGGCGTAGGACGGCTGCTCGGAGAAGCCGGTGTACTCGCCGCTCATCGCCCGGCCGCGGAAGCGGTAGTAGCCCACTCCCTTGCGGCCGATGACGTGCAGCTGCGGCTCCTTGCCCTCCGAGCGCAGCAGCTCGATGAGCTCGTTGGTGCGCCGCAGCGCGTTCGAGCTGTAGCCGCCGGCCAGCCCGCGGTCACTGGTGATCACCACGACCGCGGCCCGGGCGGGCTGGGGTCGCTCGGTGGTCAACGGGTGGCTGATCGTCGTCTGCGACGCCACCGCCTCGATCACCCGGGTGATCTCCTCGGCGTAGGGGCGGGCCGCGGCGACCCGCGCCCGGGCCTTGGCGATCCGGGAGGCCGCGATCAGCTCCATCGCCCTGGTGATCTTCTTCGTCGACTGCACCGAGCGGATGCGCCGCCGGTACTCGCGAAGCTGCCCCGCCACGGATCAGCCCTCGTCGTCGGTGCGTGCCGGAGCCCGGTGGACCGGGATGGACTCCTTGCGGACCGCACTGGGGTCGAGCGGGCTGGCGGCAGCCTCGTTGACCAGCGGCTTGCCGTCGGACAGCGTGAACTGGTTCTTGAACGCCGCGATCGCCGAGTTCAGCTCCTGGATGACGTCGTCGCCGAGCTTGCCGGAGCCGAGGATGGCGTCGTAGATCCCGCGGTGGGACCGGCCGACGTAGTCCAGGAACTCCGACTCGAAGCGCCGGACGTCGGCCACCGGCACGTCGTCGACCTTGCCGGTGGTGCCGGCCCAGATCGACACGACCTGCCGCTCGATCGGGTACGGCTGGTTCTGCGGCTGCTTGAGCAGCTCGACCAGGCGCGCACCGCGGGCGAGCTGGTCACGCGAGGCCTTGTCCAGGTCGGAGCCGAACGCGGAGAACGCCTCCAGCTCGCGGTACTGGGCGAGGTCCAGGCGCAGGCGGCCGGCGACGGACTTCATCGCCTTGGTCTGCGCG from Frankia alni ACN14a harbors:
- a CDS encoding HD domain-containing protein, whose amino-acid sequence is MPSTIPDAADPARPGPAPSSSSAGPSAGPTLDDAIALATRVHTGQIDKGGEEYIGHPLRVMATVARTAEPAGVDPHTAQLAAVLHDVVEDSDTTLADLTAAGYPAVVVAAVDALSHRPDESMRDYLARVAGDPLAVVVKHADMQDNSDPVRLGRLAPDQAERLATRYAGRRELLDDLVSARTGGGPGRG
- a CDS encoding protein meaA, with translation MTDLSTRSTNPHGTRTQQPAACPETGADRPADARLDAGARLDADADASAGVGAGDRRGARDRGWIIRTYAGHSSPAESNALYRRNLAKGQTGLSVAFDLPTQTGYDPDHPLARGEVGRVGVPIAHLGDMRALFDGIPLARTNTSMTINATAMWLLALYQVVAQEQGADPAELAGTTQNDIIKEYLSRGTYVFPPGPSLRLVTDLIAYSVAELPRWNPINICSYHLQEAGATPVQELAFTMCSAIAVLDAVAATGTIPPERMGEVCARISFFVNAGERFVEEMCKMRAFGRLWDDLLRTRYAVSDPAARRFRYGVQVNSLGLTEAQPENNVIRIVLETLGVTLSKDARCRALQLPAWNEALGLPRPWDQQWSLRVQQILAHETDLLEYDDLFTGSPVVEERVRRLVADATAEIDRVQAMGGAVAAVESGYLKSALVSAQAGRRARIETGEDVVVGVNRFTETEPSPLLAELDTAIQTVDPAVEPAARESLAAWRAGRDPSAVREALLGLRTAAGTEVNLVPATLACARAGVTTGEWADTLREVFGEYRAPTGVSGAVGVGGDTGAGATGLGDLRALVARTGAQLGRPVKMLVGKPGLDGHSNGAEQIAVRARDAGFEVVYQGIRLTPGQLVAAAVEEDVHVVGLSVLSGAHLDLVGEVLGGLRAAGAGDIPVVVGGIIPSADARELARLGVAAVFTPRDYELNAIMRGIVDVVRSRHALDHP
- a CDS encoding STAS domain-containing protein, whose protein sequence is MNNGVNVVHVYGPLGAGDRRGQAVRLVGRVDVRTVGTLRSLLHAAIDNGSGPLRVDVAGLELGDHAALGVLLGGARRARAAGRSMVLVDVPSALGRMFAADRLGRLLRFEESTELVHVGHA
- the murA gene encoding UDP-N-acetylglucosamine 1-carboxyvinyltransferase, with the translated sequence MERFVVTGGTRLVGEVAVPGAKNSVLKLMAASLLAAGRTTLTAVPDILDVTVMSEVLVGLGAVVERDVGGGRLTIDVPEKPGFSADGELVRRIRASVAVLGPLVARCGEARVALPGGDAIGSRALDIHVNGLAKLGALVDVEGGALVARCSGRLQGASIWLDFPSVGATENLLMAGVLAKGTTVIDNAAQEPEIADLCAMLTAMGGRIDGAGSSTLVIDGVDALSPVEHRTVPDRIVAGTYAIGALMTGGDVMIRHGRAGHLGIVLEKLVQAGAEIDVLDDGFRVVGRDRPRSIDVVTLPYPGFPTDLLPQIIALEAISSGTSLITENVFDSRFVFCRELHKLGADLRTDGHHVIVRPAERLTGARVMSSDVRAGAGLVLAALVAEGETEVTDVYHIDRGYAGFVENMTALGADIRRVSDRAVA
- a CDS encoding cob(I)yrinic acid a,c-diamide adenosyltransferase; this translates as MAVHLTRIYTRTGDDGTTALGDMSRVAKTDPRLAAYADVDEANAAIGVALALGGLADDVRAVLGQIQNDLFDVGADLCTPVVAEPAYPPLRITAAYVDRLEEACDRFNADLPKLDSFILPGGTPGAALLHTARTVARRAERSVWALLDAEPERTGPLPAKYLNRLSDLLFILARVANPQGDVLWRPGAHA
- a CDS encoding type II toxin-antitoxin system PemK/MazF family toxin, with the protein product MISPRRGEVWMVDFGEPIGHEQGLRRPAVVVSADRLNRSRAGLSIVVPVTRTRRGLPSHVELAPGGTGLHQTSFAKVEDVKSVSQQRFARRLGVVGPDHLLRMTEALKFLLDM
- a CDS encoding F0F1 ATP synthase subunit epsilon, which gives rise to MPIRVAIVSPEQEVWSGEADMVVARTTDGDLGVLPGHVPLLGVLVPGGTVRVKTGGREISAQVDGGFISVTHQGVSILAETATLSN
- the atpD gene encoding F0F1 ATP synthase subunit beta, which gives rise to MTVTTSSPATAEGRTPGIGRVARVIGPVVDVEFAPDELPEIYQALEVDRTIGGETLTLTLEVAQHIGDNTVRAISMQQTDGLVRGAVVRDTGAPISVPVGDATKGHVFNVLGTPLDVDKVDAETRWSIHRQAPAFDQLESKTEMFTTGIKVIDLLAPYVRGGKIGLFGGAGVGKTVIIQEMIRRVAKEFGGVSVFAGVGERTREGNDLFLEMTEAGVIEDTALVFGQMDEPPGTRLRVALGALTMAEYFRDVQKQDVLLFIDNIFRFTQAGSEVSTLLGRMPSAVGYQPTLADEMGVLQERITSTRGHSITSLQAIYVPADDLTDPAPATTFTHLDAQTVLDRSISDLGIYPAVSPLDSNSRILDARYLGQEHYDTAREVQRILQRYKDLQDIIAILGIDELSEEDKILVNRARRIQRFLSQPFFVAEQFTNIPGKFVPLDETIDSFKRLSQGDYDHLPEQAFFMCGGIEDAEKNAENL
- a CDS encoding F0F1 ATP synthase subunit gamma, encoding MAGQLREYRRRIRSVQSTKKITRAMELIAASRIAKARARVAAARPYAEEITRVIEAVASQTTISHPLTTERPQPARAAVVVITSDRGLAGGYSSNALRRTNELIELLRSEGKEPQLHVIGRKGVGYYRFRGRAMSGEYTGFSEQPSYADAKSVADALIASFVADATDGGVDEIHVVHTEYVSAIAQNPVARRLLPMVLTETNEPPAGGPLPQYEFEPSAEAVLDALLPRYVESRLYAALLESAASESAARQRAMKSATDNAEDLIRSYSRQANRARQDAITQEISEIVGGANALASAS